From Tachysurus fulvidraco isolate hzauxx_2018 chromosome 10, HZAU_PFXX_2.0, whole genome shotgun sequence, one genomic window encodes:
- the LOC113660243 gene encoding von Willebrand factor A domain-containing protein 5A-like isoform X16 produces MNCGLLTNKNEPVPLKNIEVDLQVQGHVATVTSTLKYINEEDNTLEAVFVFPMPSGAALCHFSAKIADQEIVAEVQEKQEAREQYDDALSSGEQAFLLEESEESADVFRLSVGSLPPHQSAAVTFIYIIELSVQADHSLQFCLPAVLNPRYTPAGTGGGIVSEITSSSTGIPYSLSFTAHINSPNPITKVESKCPLEPLMFLKTDHTKAKVSLGAGHMFDRDVELYLFYQNPHQLTAIVEAGAPSAESGSLMGDPVVMVSFYPEFPESVMSSMSTCGEFVFVMDRSGSMSCSMHNGPGAQERIDCARDTLLLLLKSLPMDCYFNIYGFGSHYSSFFPQSVQYNQDTMEQAVQKVKEMQADMGGTEILPALEHIYKQPCISNHPRQLFIFTDGEVENTKDVLHCVKSNADFHRCFSFGIGEGASSALITGLAENSCGHAQFITGTDRMQAKVMQSLRYALQPAVTDITEDWFGLSFSHLSPQIKSLFHGQRALIYAQLKGEECQNPDAKGKISVHYRLGGQEVTNSVDFFLKPVENTGMAIHRLGARSLIRSLESDERVDGADKDALKARVVELSKQCGVSSSHTAFIAVHKGNKEAVKGPLVKRRIPAPALMACHMMFCSVPRNKRAGCIGTVLNIIQKLYCPLSMCLLRLSGSFCRIQTL; encoded by the exons ATGAACTGTGGCCTGCTGACAAACAAGAATGAACCAG TTCCACTAAAGAACATCGAGGTGGATCTGCAGGTTCAGGGGCATGTAGCGACAGTGACCTCCACACTAAAGTATATAAATGAGGAAGATAACACCCTGGAAGCCGTGTTTGTCTTCCCCATGCCTTCAGGAGCTGCTCTCTGCCATTTCAGTGCCAAGATTGCAGATCAGGAGATAGTGGCTGAGGTGCAGGAGAAACAGGAG GCGCGGGAGCAGTACGATGATGCACTGAGTTCAGGTGAACAGGCGTTTCTGCTGGAGGAGAGTGAGGAGTCTGCGGACGTGTTCAGGCTCAGTGTGGGCTCTCTGCCTCCACACCAGAGTGCTGCTGTCACCTTCATCTATATCATTGAACTGAGTGTGCAGGCTGACCATTCACTGCAGTTCTGTCTGCCTGCAGTACTCAACCCTCGCTACACACCAGCtg gtaCAGGGGGTGGTATAGTGTCAGAGATAACATCAAGTTCCACTGGTATCCCCTACTCCCTCTCTTTTACTGCACATATAAACTCTCCAAACCCCATCACTAAAGTGGAGTCCAAATGTCCTCTAGAGCCTCTGATGTTCCTCAAAACAGACCACACCAAggcaaag gTAAGTCTTGGTGCAGGTCACATGTTTGATCGAGATGTCGAGCTGTATCTATTTTATCAGAATCCCCATCAGCTCACTGCTATAGTGGAGGCTGGAGCTCCTTCAGCAGAGTCAG gATCTCTCATGGGAGATCCAGTGGTCATGGTCAGTTTCTATCCAGAGTTCCCTGAGTCAGTAATGTCCTCCATGTCGACGTGtggtgagtttgtgtttgttatggacagaTCTGGCAGTATGTCCTGTAGCATGCATAATGGACCAGGTGCACAGGAACGCATCGACTGTGCCAGG GACACTCTTCTCCTGCTACTGAAGAGTCTCCCCATGGACTGTTACTTCAACATCTATGGCTTTGGCTCTCACTATAGTTCCTTCTTCCC TCAAAGTGTGCAGTACAATCAGGACACTATGGAGCAGGCGGTGCAGAAGGTAAAGGAGATGCAAGCAGACATGGGGGGCACAGAGATTCTGCCAGCTTTGGAACACATTTACAAGCAGCCTTGCATCTCCAACCACCCAAGACAG CTCTTCATATTTACAGATGGTGAAGTAGAAAACACCAAAGATGTTCTTCACTGTGTCAAGAGTAATGCTGATTTCCACAG ATGCTTCTCATTTGGGATTGGTGAAGGTGCAAGTTCTGCACTCATTACAGGATTGGCTGAGAACAGCTGTGGCCACGCCCAGTTCATCACAGGAACTGATCGCATGCAGGCCAAA GTAATGCAGTCTCTTCGCTATGCTTTACAACCAGCAGTGACTGATATCACTGAGGACTGGTTTGGATTATCTTTCTCCCATCTGAGCCCCCAAATTAAATCACTGTTCCATGGTCAAAGAGCACTGATTTATGCCCAGTTGAAAGGAGAG GAATGTCAGAACCCAGATGCTAAGGGAAAAATATCAGTGCATTATCGCCTAGGGGGTCAAGAGGTCACAAACAGTGTTGACTTCTTCCTGAAGCCTGTCGAGAACACAGG GATGGCCATCCACAGGCTTGGTGCTCGCTCTCTGATCCGTTCTTTGGAAAGTGACGAGAGGGTTGATGGAGCTGATAAAGATGCTCTGAAGGCCAGAGTGGTGGAACTGAGTAAGCAGTGTGGAGTgagcagctcacacacagccttCATAGCTGTTCATAAGGGCAACAAAGAAGCTGTGAAGGGGCCGCTGGTGAAGAGGAGAATTCCTGCCCCGG CACTGATGGCATGTCATATGATGTTTTGTTCTG TGCCGAGGAATAAAAGAG CAGGTTGCATAGGTACGGTGCTAAACATTATACAAAAACTTTATTGTCCGTTAAGTATGTGTCTGTTGAGACTTTCAGGCAGTTTTTGTCGTATTCAGACCTTGTGA